A stretch of DNA from Oryza brachyantha chromosome 4, ObraRS2, whole genome shotgun sequence:
AAGTGGGCTAAATTGCTTTGATTTTCTATTTGTGATTGTGATGGGTTTGGAAGTTCCAATATATGGCAAAAATGACATCCACATGATACTGCATTACCAGGAAATAAAGGCCACAcgcatttatgttttatttttcctttatttaaAACGAGATTGACATTTTTTGCGAGGAGATTGACATTTTTTCTTCAAGACCATAATTGTTGCTCACTCCGTTTCACAATTTCTAGCATTGTTTAGATTCACATATATGTTAATGCatctagacatatatgttCAAATATACACATTGATTAATGGAAGAAtccaatgctagaaaatcttaggATATATAATGGAGTGAGCAGTAGAGTGGCCCACCTTATTTCACCAAactagtttaaaaatattaaactttgaaatttttcaatagCATCTCTGAGTAACTGACTTAAAATCCTGATTTGATTTAAAGAGAATATGGGATGAACTCTTGCGGGAGAAAGGCATATATGGCAGAAGGATTAGGGGATACACATGACTGGAATGAGATTATGGATTTCCAGAGGAAAAATGGATCATTGTTCAACCCCCCTTCCACAACTGCTGCGGCATTAGTCCACAATTACGAAGCTAAAGCTCACCGATACTTATATTTGCTGAACAAATTCGGCACGGCAGGTAGGTTTTAACACTTCTCCATTCCAACTTTCTAATAATTTCTTCATAgagtatatatactatatattagTAAGCTAATgctaatttttaatttcttatatatttcTGAAAATGAGAGCAGAGTATCCGAAAAATATACATTGCCAACTTTCCATGGTGGATGCGCTTGAAAATATTGGAATATCTCGGCATTTTGATGGTGAGATTAAGAGTATACTGGACATGACATACAGGTACCAACCTATGTAAACTTGAGTAAGGATGCAATTGACAGCAGCCAGTTTTGCTTGGATCATGCAACTGACAGCAGCCAGCCAGTTTACAGTTGTTGGTTACAGAGAGATGAGGAAATTATGCTGGACATTACAACATGTGCAATGGCATTTCGTATTCTTCGGATGAATGGATATGATGTTTCTTCTGGTATTTTTcctggatatttttttttgagaaattttatccCGTAATCCCTATCTAATCTTGGTATATGTTTGATCACTTTCGACACAATGAtccatatgaaaattttggtgCAGATGATCTGTGTCATATTGCTGAAGCCTCTTATTTCCATAATTCACCTCAAGGATACTTGGGTGACACAAGAACATTACTAGAACTATACAAGGCTTCAGAAATCAGTGTAGAAGACAATGAGTTTATCCTAGATAGAATAGGCGCTTGGTCAGGTCACTTACTGAAGGAACAGCTTAGCTCTGGTGCGTTGGAAAGAACTCAATCAATATTTGCAGAGGTAGTTTCATgaacattttgtaatatacTCTGATAATGTCTCTGCTAGGGTCATCTTCTTACATGTTGctactatgatttttttttaatttcaaggTGGAACATGCTCTTGACTGTCCTTTCTACGCAACATTGGATCGTCTAGTTCACAAAAGGAACATCGAAAATTTTGTTACGATGAGCTATCATATGCTCAAAACAACATACCTGTAAGTTTcctgtttcaaaaaaaaatggtaaaggATACTCTATAcatcattctaaaatatattgctGAAATAGGCCTTGTCAAACGGCTCGAGATCTTGTAGCTTTGGGTGTCAGAAATTTCAGTACCACTCAATCTATTTACCAGGACGAACTCAAGCATATAGACAGGTATTTCTGacatttatgatttatcaagATTGTATTTTACAAGCCAATAACAGTCAGCTTATTTcagtaaatttcaaattttgatgcaACAGTTGGGTGAAAGAGAACAGACTTCATAAGCTGAAATTTGCACGGCAGAAATCGGCTTATTTCTACCTCTCTGCTGCTGGCACAATTTTTGATCCAGAAATGTCTGATCCTCGCATTTGGTGGGCTATAAACGGTGTGCTTACAACTGTGGTCGATGACTTCTTCGATGTTGGAGGATCAAGAGAAGAATTGGAAAACCTCATATCATTAGTAGAGATGTAAAATCCTTCACATCCATGATTTTAGcctactgtttttttattttttttaaaaaaaatacaattttctaAGGCTTAATTTAACTTTGCCCATTTTTCGAGTGATTGTCACAGGTGGGATGAGCATCAGAAAATGAAGTTCTACTCTGAACAAGTAGAgattgtattttttgcaatctACAATTCAGTTAAACAGCTGGGAGCAAAAGCTTCTGCTGTACAAGGCCGTGAAGTGACCAAACACCTAATAGAAATAGTAAGTTTTACCTGCAATCTCTGTagctaaattttcaacttcTTGTATTGATAACAAAAACGATCACCAGACACCTAATAGAAACAGTGAGTTTTGCCTGCAATCTCTTTTGctaaaatttcagattctagTATTTTTTGACAAAGTAAATGCTCACCAAGCACTAGTGGAAATAGTAAGTTTTGCCTACAATCTCTTTTGCCAATTTTCCAGTTTCTAGTATTGACAAGTTAAATGATCACCAAACACTTGATACAAACAATAAGTATTACGCAAATATTCAgtttttgaccaaattttcagtttttgacTATTGGAGCAATGCAAATTTCTTCTGCAGTGGGTAGATTTGCTCAGGTCCATGATGACCGAGGTAGAATGGCGGATTAGCAACTACATCCCTACATCAGAGGAGTACATGACAAATGCGGCCGTGACATTTGCACTTGGTCCAATTGTGCTCCCGGCACTGTATCTTGTCGGACCAAAGATCCCTGAATCTGTTGTCAGAGATTCAGAGTACAACGAATTGTTCAGACTAATGAGCACATGTGGTCGTCTCCTGAATGATGTTCAGACATACGAGGTAAGCATATATTTCCATCTGGCTAGCTCCAAATGAAAGAAGATGAACAACATAATTAGCCCTTGTTATTTCTCACgagatttttagattttatgtAATTTCATAATACCTATATAAACGACTAACtgaactattataaatttgaaaattgtcTCAGAAAAATCATATGAGAATTTTTCATATAGAATCTTTTACAAGAAACACATCGTTCGTGAGCTTCTAAAGTACACACATGATAATCCATGATCGATAATAAGCAAAGAACATGGCATGTGATGATCTAGTGCTAGAGTGTAATTGATGAGACCTTTTACAATACCGTCcaataacatattttctagCGTAAAATTTCGGTTAATTGACAGTGAGTTGTCTCTTCTTTGCTGTTGTCGCTGCAGAGAGAGGAGGGCCAGGGCAAGGTGAACAGCGTCTCGCTGCTCGTACTTGAGAGCGGCGGCTCTGTGTCCATCGAGGAGGCTCGAGGAGAGATCCGGAAGCCCATCGAGCGATGCAGGAGGGAGCTGCTGCGCATGGTGCTCAGGAGAGGGAGCGCCATCGCCGCGCCATGCAGGGAGCTGTTCTGGAAGATGTGCAAGGTCTGCTACTTCTTCTACTCCCGCGGCGACGGGTTCAGCTCGCCGACGTCGAAGGTCGCGGCCGTGAACGCCGTCGTACACGAGCCGCTCGACCTCGCCAGCTGATCGGAGGACGGACGCCACGACTCTCCGGCCGcggtgcaaaaaaaaaaagcagtaaCTATAATTTTGTGGTAGATATGCCATTCTGTTATATACctttaactttataaaattataatgtcaCGGTcgtaaattttagataaaataaataaaaattcagaattttttttgaaactctagtattttgttaaaataagaaataagatAGCGGAGATGTTGTACATATCTCCAGTGACGAAATCCATCGATCGACAAGTAGCCATATCCTTCAATTGACATACAGTAATTCGAGGATTTATTAGGAATTTTCCGATTAACTATTCACGTCAGGAGATTTATAACGAATGCTTAAATCCCCCGTAAAAAAACGAACACTGGAATAAAAACTTGTTATACAAACACGATTATCCCCAATGATGCGTGACCACGACGTACACCAGTAAAAAATGATACTACTATCTCCGATTCGAAATACTActatttttgaaatactaCTATTTGAAAATACTAttaagtcaaacatttataacTTCAACTTGTTCATAAAAAAACGAGATAAGAATACCACTactaaatttatcattaaacatacttttatagttttattagaaataatctattgttataaatatgatttatcaAAGTAAAATATCAAAAACCATACCAagatttaaaagtaattataTTCCAATACGAACAGAGTGTTTATTTGTTAGACCACGGTCACACCCTTACCAAATACCTCCTCTTTTATGGAGGTatttagagcatcttcaagagaatgctaatattttactaACTTGTATTgagtttatctaaaaaatattgggcataaaaattacacactccttcaacataaatataaaaataaataatttgtattaGGAACCCATATTTTTGTCCTAAATTTAGGATATAATTGAGGTAATTTTAGGCATGAGTAAATATTAGGAATATATTTGATAACctgttgaaaatatattttttagtccaatttctaaaatttgatattagagatcaattttagacatcttTTAGAGACCTTTTAGTTATCAGCTATATTTTATCACATTTAAGGTTATATAACTTTAAAAGTTATCTAGTTGCAGTCACAActataacaaattgaaataaGACTCGCATGGTagtgacttaaaaaatatgactaaCATTTTCTAAAAGACTAAGGATTTACTAATCTTAACTTAGTCAAATGTGATAATTTTGAATCCAAATCAGCTGCAATCACAATAGTAATTACAGGTTATATACAGTTGTTGTCGTCATCTCAAAACAGAGATACTTACTCAATTacatgttataagattttctagatttttttagatttatcttgtatcttataaatatacatgttaAGATTTATCAacacatatatgaatctagttaagaatagaaaatcttataacaatGGAATAAAGGGGAAGTAAGCACTAGcgtattttgttgttgatggtGTCACTGTAACGTTATACGTGAAACAATGATCATCAAAATAGACGACAAAAACTGCGTGCAGTTACCGTCACAGTGGTGTATGCACCTGATCTCAATTCAATGATTTTGATTGGCACACCGTGGTAAAAATATGACCGAAGGACCAAACAACCACGGTATGTTCTtcacgacgccggcggcgacgcctccTCGCCGGGGTTCATGGCGACAAGGGGAGGAGGTCTTCCGGTTGGTTCGTCTTGTGAGCAGGACAAATGCCGGACGCGAAGGATCTCAAGATTCTGAACGAACCGACACCCGTCGAATGTTCCATCCACATCGCCGGTCGCGGGGCCCGCCATCTCCTCGCCATGCCGCGCTGCCTGCCACTTTCCTCCTCGTTCACACCACGTCACTCGGCACGCACTGCCtcgtctccgtctccgtccCCGGCGCGCGAGACACGCCGCCCCGCCCGGGCTCTCGCCGGGAGCACGTCTCTGCTCCAGGCTCCAGCGGCACGTGTTCGGAGGACCGTGCGGCcttggacggcggcgaggcagccTCGCGCTCCGTCCGTCgagcgcggtggcgaggtcTCGCTCGTCAGGGAAGGGCCAAAGGGGAGGCGCGGCGGGGGCCATCTCTCCGGCGATCACCGCCGCCCGTCTAAAGCGCGCCGagattgggggggggggggggagcatCTCGCGTCGGCGTTGCCGCCGGCCAATTGGGTGAC
This window harbors:
- the LOC102713355 gene encoding ent-kaurene synthase-like 3; the encoded protein is MAWDAGTMGRAVQVFASSPPPNARFFSSGQRSHRIAPATQLARAPQRSITGAYVEKSLEVGENAVSLTDNMPELVSSTHQRKAREAAVRPSQPGSSQLPRWNIVWEHIRRGLHFIGRNFSIFMDEQLAAPVGFNITSPDMLNSLIEMGLEVPIRQTDVERILHLQEMELKREYGMNSCGRKAYMAEGLGDTHDWNEIMDFQRKNGSLFNPPSTTAAALVHNYEAKAHRYLYLLNKFGTAEYPKNIHCQLSMVDALENIGISRHFDGEIKSILDMTYSCWLQRDEEIMLDITTCAMAFRILRMNGYDVSSDDLCHIAEASYFHNSPQGYLGDTRTLLELYKASEISVEDNEFILDRIGAWSGHLLKEQLSSGALERTQSIFAEVEHALDCPFYATLDRLVHKRNIENFVTMSYHMLKTTYLPCQTARDLVALGVRNFSTTQSIYQDELKHIDSWVKENRLHKLKFARQKSAYFYLSAAGTIFDPEMSDPRIWWAINGVLTTVVDDFFDVGGSREELENLISLVEMWDEHQKMKFYSEQVEIVFFAIYNSVKQLGAKASAVQGREVTKHLIEIWVDLLRSMMTEVEWRISNYIPTSEEYMTNAAVTFALGPIVLPALYLVGPKIPESVVRDSEYNELFRLMSTCGRLLNDVQTYEREEGQGKVNSVSLLVLESGGSVSIEEARGEIRKPIERCRRELLRMVLRRGSAIAAPCRELFWKMCKVCYFFYSRGDGFSSPTSKVAAVNAVVHEPLDLAS